Proteins from one Bombus pyrosoma isolate SC7728 linkage group LG16, ASM1482585v1, whole genome shotgun sequence genomic window:
- the LOC122576659 gene encoding phosphatidylinositol-binding clathrin assembly protein isoform X2, producing the protein MAGQTINDRLLAARHSIAGQGLAKAVCKATTEEMIGPKKKHLEYLVRCTNEPNVSIPQLANLLIERSQNTNWTVVFKALITVHHMLCYGNERFTQYLASSNSTFQLSNFLDKSGVQGARIGYDMSPFIRRYAKYLNEKALSYRTVAFDFCKVKRGKDDRTLRTMNAEKLLKTLPVLQSQLDALLEFDCTANDLTNGVINMAFMLLFRDLIRLFACYNDGIINLLEKYFDMNKKQCREALDLYKKFLIRMDRVGEFLKVAENVGIDKGDIPDLTKAPSSLLDALEQHLASLEGKKGSAANTPTQSASNRTNVKSGVSALSSTSTAFGTAASNNRLDHAGNGHIDEALRQQALAEEEAAMNQYKAKVQSPSSGPSTNPFLSSPTNNANQPIVDLFSSPSTTTTAESQPQKASDDLLQLAGNPFADMFGAPQPATASTTQAQNNMWMTNGNGFAAVPPANNNFVTDNSFSSVFGNQDSKSAGAPGTAGSVPNPFMSDFPSLGSQSTQSNAAAFGLFEQSAANVAANVSGGDGQQQGQIGGDLFSAGGQADLFGGDSAVLRTAEGVAGDAAAEAASSVTLTSGKSTATPPPRPPPPATAMNGTPRPTSPTMSGAAAGKLSTGTSSTTAAAPSKSAFDDLNDSIRMALGGSPSRPAPISQQLPTAAQQAQQPLQQGFGMFDMAANMAATGQPVMPGGPMVGYGIPTQVPAGYGSPAKQPTSGFDSLGMMLMPTTVAGDNNISAAGQQQNATSTGKVLTGDLDSSLASLAQNLTINKSAQQQVKGMQWNSPKNAAKTGGPAGGWTPQPMAATTGAGYRPMGQGMTQLPSTAMGFPPHTAPLGMQGVPMGMQGMQGMRPMMSTMPGGPGGMMVAGGAASMMMPSTNPMMGANLQQQPQPQQQQQQSQAVQQPQNNQVQLDPFGAL; encoded by the exons ACTTGGTGCGGTGCACGAACGAACCCAACGTGTCGATACCTCAACTGGCGAATCTGTTGATAGAACGGTCGCAGAACACGAACTGGACGGTCGTTTTTAAAGCTCTGATCACGGTGCACCATATGCTTTGTTACGGCAATGAG AGGTTTACACAGTATCTGGCGTCCAGCAACAGCACGTTTCAACTCAGtaattttctcgataaaagCGGCGTTCAAG GAGCTCGTATTG GCTATGACATGTCACCATTTATTAGGAGATACGCAAAGTACCTCAATGAGAAGGCTCTTTCTTACAGGACCGTAGCGTTTGACTTTTGCAAGGTGAAAAGAGG GAAGGACGACCGTACTTTGCGCACAATGAACGCTGAGAAACTGTTGAAAACCTTGCCAGTTTTACAGTCACAGTTGGATGCTCTATTGGAGTTCGATTGCACCGCTAATGATCTCACCAACGGTGTCATAAACATGGCTTTCATGCTCCTTTTCCGAGATCTGATTAGATTGTTTGCCTGTTACAATGATGGCATTATTAACTTATTAG AAAAGTATTTTGATATGAATAAAAAGCAATGTCGCGAAGCTCTGGACTTGTACAAAAAGTTCCTCATACGAATGGATCGGGTGGGTGAATTTTTAAAGGTTGCCGAG AACGTTGGCATTGATAAAGGAGACATACCTGATCTAACAAAG GCCCCTAGTAGCTTACTGGATGCGTTAGAGCAACACCTTGCCTCCTTGGAAGGAAAGAAGGGATCTGCAGCAAACACTCCAACACAGTCTGCAAG CAATAGAACGAATGTAAAGTCGGGAGTGTCCGCCCTGTCTTCCACCAGTACTGCGTTTGGAACAGCAGCCAGTAATAATCGCCTCGACCACGCCGGAAATGGACATATCGATGAAGCATTGCGGCAGCAAGCCCTCGCGGAAGAGGAGGCTGCTATGAATCAGTACAAG GCGAAAGTGCAATCCCCATCGAGTGGACCTAGTACGAATCCATTCCTCAGTTCACCAACCAACAACGCTAATCAACCAATAGTAGATCTATTCAGTTCACCATCAACGACAACGACAGCTGAAAGTCAG CCGCAAAAAGCGTCAGACGATTTGCTCCAATTAGCAGGGAATCCTTTCGCGGATATGTTCGGAGCGCCTCAGCCTGCAACTGCATCGACCACACAAGCGCAAAACAATATGTGGATGACTAACGGTAACg GTTTCGCTGCAGTGCCCCCGGCAAATAATAACTTTGTTACAGATAACAGTTTCTCTTCCGTATTTGGTAATCAAGACTCGAAATCTG CTGGTGCTCCAGGAACGGCCGGATCCGTACCAAATCCTTTTATGTCCGACTTCCCTTCCCTTGGTTCCCAGTCAACGCAGTCAAACGCAGCCGCTTTCGGTCTCTTCGAGCAGAGTGCCGCAAACGTTGCCGCTAATGTGAGCGGTGGCGACGGCCAACAACAAGGGCAGATCGGCGGAGACCTGTTCAGTGCTGGCGGCCAGGCAGATCTCTTTGGGGGCGACTCTGCAGTGCTCAGGACCGCGGAGGGTGTCGCTGGGGACGCCGCCGCGGAGGCGGCATCCTCTGTGACTCTGACCTCCGGTAAGTCCACTGCCACGCCGCCTCCCAGACCGCCGCCTCCCGCGACAGCGATGAACGGTACACCTAGACCAACCTCGCCTACGATGTCCGGAGCGGCAGCTGGGAAACTATCCACTGGAACGTCGAGTACCACCGCCGCCGCTCCAAGTAAGAGCGCGTTCGATGATCTGAATGATAGCATTCGTATGGCACTGGGCGGGTCTCCGTCAAGACCGGCACCTATATCTCAACAACTACCAACCGCCGCGCAACAAGCACAGCAACCTCTGCAACAGGGTTTTGGCATGTTCGATATGGCTGCGAATATGGCTGCCACCGGGCAACCGGTCATGCCTGGAGGGCCGATGGTCGGCTACGGTATCCCAACCCAAGTCCCGGCGGGGTACGGTTCTCCGGCTAAGCAGCCGACCTCAG GTTTTGACAGTTTGGGCATGATGCTGATGCCTACCACTGTAGCTggagataataatatttcagcaGCAGGACAACAGCAGAATGCAACATCCACTGGCAAAGTCCTGACTGGAGATTTGGATAGCAGCCTTGCTAGTCTTGCTCAAAATCTGACAATCAACAAAAGTGCGCAGCAGCAAGTCAA gGGTATGCAATGGAATTCTCCAAAAAACGCTGCTAAAACTGGTGGCCCAGCTGGAGGATGGACACCACAGCCTATGGCAGCTACGACTGGTGCTGGGTATCGCCCAATG GGACAAGGAATGACGCAACTCCCTTCAACTGCTATGGGCTTCCCTCCCCACACTGCACCATTG GGAATGCAAGGTGTGCCAATGGGCATGCAGGGCATGCAGGGCATGAGGCCAATGATGAGCACAATGCCTGGTGGTCCTGGTGGCATGATGGTCGCAGGAGGAGCTGCATCAATGATGATGCCCAGCACAAATCCCATGATGGGTGCTAATCTTCAGCAGCAACCGCAGCcacagcagcagcaacaacaatcCCAGGCTGTTCAACAGCCGCAAAATAATCAAGTCCAACTTGATCCATTTGGTGCCCTGTGA
- the LOC122576659 gene encoding phosphatidylinositol-binding clathrin assembly protein isoform X7, translating into MAGQTINDRLLAARHSIAGQGLAKAVCKATTEEMIGPKKKHLEYLVRCTNEPNVSIPQLANLLIERSQNTNWTVVFKALITVHHMLCYGNERFTQYLASSNSTFQLSNFLDKSGVQAGARIGYDMSPFIRRYAKYLNEKALSYRTVAFDFCKVKRGKDDRTLRTMNAEKLLKTLPVLQSQLDALLEFDCTANDLTNGVINMAFMLLFRDLIRLFACYNDGIINLLEKYFDMNKKQCREALDLYKKFLIRMDRVGEFLKVAENVGIDKGDIPDLTKAPSSLLDALEQHLASLEGKKGSAANTPTQSASNRTNVKSGVSALSSTSTAFGTAASNNRLDHAGNGHIDEALRQQALAEEEAAMNQYKAKVQSPSSGPSTNPFLSSPTNNANQPIVDLFSSPSTTTTAESQPQKASDDLLQLAGNPFADMFGAPQPATASTTQAQNNMWMTNDNSFSSVFGNQDSKSAGAPGTAGSVPNPFMSDFPSLGSQSTQSNAAAFGLFEQSAANVAANVSGGDGQQQGQIGGDLFSAGGQADLFGGDSAVLRTAEGVAGDAAAEAASSVTLTSGKSTATPPPRPPPPATAMNGTPRPTSPTMSGAAAGKLSTGTSSTTAAAPSKSAFDDLNDSIRMALGGSPSRPAPISQQLPTAAQQAQQPLQQGFGMFDMAANMAATGQPVMPGGPMVGYGIPTQVPAGYGSPAKQPTSGFDSLGMMLMPTTVAGDNNISAAGQQQNATSTGKVLTGDLDSSLASLAQNLTINKSAQQQVKGMQWNSPKNAAKTGGPAGGWTPQPMAATTGAGYRPMGQGMTQLPSTAMGFPPHTAPLGMQGVPMGMQGMQGMRPMMSTMPGGPGGMMVAGGAASMMMPSTNPMMGANLQQQPQPQQQQQQSQAVQQPQNNQVQLDPFGAL; encoded by the exons ACTTGGTGCGGTGCACGAACGAACCCAACGTGTCGATACCTCAACTGGCGAATCTGTTGATAGAACGGTCGCAGAACACGAACTGGACGGTCGTTTTTAAAGCTCTGATCACGGTGCACCATATGCTTTGTTACGGCAATGAG AGGTTTACACAGTATCTGGCGTCCAGCAACAGCACGTTTCAACTCAGtaattttctcgataaaagCGGCGTTCAAG CAGGAGCTCGTATTG GCTATGACATGTCACCATTTATTAGGAGATACGCAAAGTACCTCAATGAGAAGGCTCTTTCTTACAGGACCGTAGCGTTTGACTTTTGCAAGGTGAAAAGAGG GAAGGACGACCGTACTTTGCGCACAATGAACGCTGAGAAACTGTTGAAAACCTTGCCAGTTTTACAGTCACAGTTGGATGCTCTATTGGAGTTCGATTGCACCGCTAATGATCTCACCAACGGTGTCATAAACATGGCTTTCATGCTCCTTTTCCGAGATCTGATTAGATTGTTTGCCTGTTACAATGATGGCATTATTAACTTATTAG AAAAGTATTTTGATATGAATAAAAAGCAATGTCGCGAAGCTCTGGACTTGTACAAAAAGTTCCTCATACGAATGGATCGGGTGGGTGAATTTTTAAAGGTTGCCGAG AACGTTGGCATTGATAAAGGAGACATACCTGATCTAACAAAG GCCCCTAGTAGCTTACTGGATGCGTTAGAGCAACACCTTGCCTCCTTGGAAGGAAAGAAGGGATCTGCAGCAAACACTCCAACACAGTCTGCAAG CAATAGAACGAATGTAAAGTCGGGAGTGTCCGCCCTGTCTTCCACCAGTACTGCGTTTGGAACAGCAGCCAGTAATAATCGCCTCGACCACGCCGGAAATGGACATATCGATGAAGCATTGCGGCAGCAAGCCCTCGCGGAAGAGGAGGCTGCTATGAATCAGTACAAG GCGAAAGTGCAATCCCCATCGAGTGGACCTAGTACGAATCCATTCCTCAGTTCACCAACCAACAACGCTAATCAACCAATAGTAGATCTATTCAGTTCACCATCAACGACAACGACAGCTGAAAGTCAG CCGCAAAAAGCGTCAGACGATTTGCTCCAATTAGCAGGGAATCCTTTCGCGGATATGTTCGGAGCGCCTCAGCCTGCAACTGCATCGACCACACAAGCGCAAAACAATATGTGGATGACTAACG ATAACAGTTTCTCTTCCGTATTTGGTAATCAAGACTCGAAATCTG CTGGTGCTCCAGGAACGGCCGGATCCGTACCAAATCCTTTTATGTCCGACTTCCCTTCCCTTGGTTCCCAGTCAACGCAGTCAAACGCAGCCGCTTTCGGTCTCTTCGAGCAGAGTGCCGCAAACGTTGCCGCTAATGTGAGCGGTGGCGACGGCCAACAACAAGGGCAGATCGGCGGAGACCTGTTCAGTGCTGGCGGCCAGGCAGATCTCTTTGGGGGCGACTCTGCAGTGCTCAGGACCGCGGAGGGTGTCGCTGGGGACGCCGCCGCGGAGGCGGCATCCTCTGTGACTCTGACCTCCGGTAAGTCCACTGCCACGCCGCCTCCCAGACCGCCGCCTCCCGCGACAGCGATGAACGGTACACCTAGACCAACCTCGCCTACGATGTCCGGAGCGGCAGCTGGGAAACTATCCACTGGAACGTCGAGTACCACCGCCGCCGCTCCAAGTAAGAGCGCGTTCGATGATCTGAATGATAGCATTCGTATGGCACTGGGCGGGTCTCCGTCAAGACCGGCACCTATATCTCAACAACTACCAACCGCCGCGCAACAAGCACAGCAACCTCTGCAACAGGGTTTTGGCATGTTCGATATGGCTGCGAATATGGCTGCCACCGGGCAACCGGTCATGCCTGGAGGGCCGATGGTCGGCTACGGTATCCCAACCCAAGTCCCGGCGGGGTACGGTTCTCCGGCTAAGCAGCCGACCTCAG GTTTTGACAGTTTGGGCATGATGCTGATGCCTACCACTGTAGCTggagataataatatttcagcaGCAGGACAACAGCAGAATGCAACATCCACTGGCAAAGTCCTGACTGGAGATTTGGATAGCAGCCTTGCTAGTCTTGCTCAAAATCTGACAATCAACAAAAGTGCGCAGCAGCAAGTCAA gGGTATGCAATGGAATTCTCCAAAAAACGCTGCTAAAACTGGTGGCCCAGCTGGAGGATGGACACCACAGCCTATGGCAGCTACGACTGGTGCTGGGTATCGCCCAATG GGACAAGGAATGACGCAACTCCCTTCAACTGCTATGGGCTTCCCTCCCCACACTGCACCATTG GGAATGCAAGGTGTGCCAATGGGCATGCAGGGCATGCAGGGCATGAGGCCAATGATGAGCACAATGCCTGGTGGTCCTGGTGGCATGATGGTCGCAGGAGGAGCTGCATCAATGATGATGCCCAGCACAAATCCCATGATGGGTGCTAATCTTCAGCAGCAACCGCAGCcacagcagcagcaacaacaatcCCAGGCTGTTCAACAGCCGCAAAATAATCAAGTCCAACTTGATCCATTTGGTGCCCTGTGA
- the LOC122576659 gene encoding phosphatidylinositol-binding clathrin assembly protein LAP isoform X19 — MAGQTINDRLLAARHSIAGQGLAKAVCKATTEEMIGPKKKHLEYLVRCTNEPNVSIPQLANLLIERSQNTNWTVVFKALITVHHMLCYGNERFTQYLASSNSTFQLSNFLDKSGVQAGARIGYDMSPFIRRYAKYLNEKALSYRTVAFDFCKVKRGKDDRTLRTMNAEKLLKTLPVLQSQLDALLEFDCTANDLTNGVINMAFMLLFRDLIRLFACYNDGIINLLEKYFDMNKKQCREALDLYKKFLIRMDRVGEFLKVAENVGIDKGDIPDLTKAPSSLLDALEQHLASLEGKKGSAANTPTQSASNRTNVKSGVSALSSTSTAFGTAASNNRLDHAGNGHIDEALRQQALAEEEAAMNQYKAKVQSPSSGPSTNPFLSSPTNNANQPIVDLFSSPSTTTTAESQPQKASDDLLQLAGNPFADMFGAPQPATASTTQAQNNMWMTNGFAAVPPANNNFVTDNSFSSVFGNQDSKSAAGQQQNATSTGKVLTGDLDSSLASLAQNLTINKSAQQQVKGMQWNSPKNAAKTGGPAGGWTPQPMAATTGAGYRPMGQGMTQLPSTAMGFPPHTAPLGMQGVPMGMQGMQGMRPMMSTMPGGPGGMMVAGGAASMMMPSTNPMMGANLQQQPQPQQQQQQSQAVQQPQNNQVQLDPFGAL, encoded by the exons ACTTGGTGCGGTGCACGAACGAACCCAACGTGTCGATACCTCAACTGGCGAATCTGTTGATAGAACGGTCGCAGAACACGAACTGGACGGTCGTTTTTAAAGCTCTGATCACGGTGCACCATATGCTTTGTTACGGCAATGAG AGGTTTACACAGTATCTGGCGTCCAGCAACAGCACGTTTCAACTCAGtaattttctcgataaaagCGGCGTTCAAG CAGGAGCTCGTATTG GCTATGACATGTCACCATTTATTAGGAGATACGCAAAGTACCTCAATGAGAAGGCTCTTTCTTACAGGACCGTAGCGTTTGACTTTTGCAAGGTGAAAAGAGG GAAGGACGACCGTACTTTGCGCACAATGAACGCTGAGAAACTGTTGAAAACCTTGCCAGTTTTACAGTCACAGTTGGATGCTCTATTGGAGTTCGATTGCACCGCTAATGATCTCACCAACGGTGTCATAAACATGGCTTTCATGCTCCTTTTCCGAGATCTGATTAGATTGTTTGCCTGTTACAATGATGGCATTATTAACTTATTAG AAAAGTATTTTGATATGAATAAAAAGCAATGTCGCGAAGCTCTGGACTTGTACAAAAAGTTCCTCATACGAATGGATCGGGTGGGTGAATTTTTAAAGGTTGCCGAG AACGTTGGCATTGATAAAGGAGACATACCTGATCTAACAAAG GCCCCTAGTAGCTTACTGGATGCGTTAGAGCAACACCTTGCCTCCTTGGAAGGAAAGAAGGGATCTGCAGCAAACACTCCAACACAGTCTGCAAG CAATAGAACGAATGTAAAGTCGGGAGTGTCCGCCCTGTCTTCCACCAGTACTGCGTTTGGAACAGCAGCCAGTAATAATCGCCTCGACCACGCCGGAAATGGACATATCGATGAAGCATTGCGGCAGCAAGCCCTCGCGGAAGAGGAGGCTGCTATGAATCAGTACAAG GCGAAAGTGCAATCCCCATCGAGTGGACCTAGTACGAATCCATTCCTCAGTTCACCAACCAACAACGCTAATCAACCAATAGTAGATCTATTCAGTTCACCATCAACGACAACGACAGCTGAAAGTCAG CCGCAAAAAGCGTCAGACGATTTGCTCCAATTAGCAGGGAATCCTTTCGCGGATATGTTCGGAGCGCCTCAGCCTGCAACTGCATCGACCACACAAGCGCAAAACAATATGTGGATGACTAACG GTTTCGCTGCAGTGCCCCCGGCAAATAATAACTTTGTTACAGATAACAGTTTCTCTTCCGTATTTGGTAATCAAGACTCGAAATCTG caGCAGGACAACAGCAGAATGCAACATCCACTGGCAAAGTCCTGACTGGAGATTTGGATAGCAGCCTTGCTAGTCTTGCTCAAAATCTGACAATCAACAAAAGTGCGCAGCAGCAAGTCAA gGGTATGCAATGGAATTCTCCAAAAAACGCTGCTAAAACTGGTGGCCCAGCTGGAGGATGGACACCACAGCCTATGGCAGCTACGACTGGTGCTGGGTATCGCCCAATG GGACAAGGAATGACGCAACTCCCTTCAACTGCTATGGGCTTCCCTCCCCACACTGCACCATTG GGAATGCAAGGTGTGCCAATGGGCATGCAGGGCATGCAGGGCATGAGGCCAATGATGAGCACAATGCCTGGTGGTCCTGGTGGCATGATGGTCGCAGGAGGAGCTGCATCAATGATGATGCCCAGCACAAATCCCATGATGGGTGCTAATCTTCAGCAGCAACCGCAGCcacagcagcagcaacaacaatcCCAGGCTGTTCAACAGCCGCAAAATAATCAAGTCCAACTTGATCCATTTGGTGCCCTGTGA
- the LOC122576659 gene encoding phosphatidylinositol-binding clathrin assembly protein LAP isoform X18 produces the protein MAGQTINDRLLAARHSIAGQGLAKAVCKATTEEMIGPKKKHLEYLVRCTNEPNVSIPQLANLLIERSQNTNWTVVFKALITVHHMLCYGNERFTQYLASSNSTFQLSNFLDKSGVQAGARIGYDMSPFIRRYAKYLNEKALSYRTVAFDFCKVKRGKDDRTLRTMNAEKLLKTLPVLQSQLDALLEFDCTANDLTNGVINMAFMLLFRDLIRLFACYNDGIINLLEKYFDMNKKQCREALDLYKKFLIRMDRVGEFLKVAENVGIDKGDIPDLTKAPSSLLDALEQHLASLEGKKGSAANTPTQSASNRTNVKSGVSALSSTSTAFGTAASNNRLDHAGNGHIDEALRQQALAEEEAAMNQYKAKVQSPSSGPSTNPFLSSPTNNANQPIVDLFSSPSTTTTAESQPQKASDDLLQLAGNPFADMFGAPQPATASTTQAQNNMWMTNGNGFAAVPPANNNFVTDNSFSSVFGNQDSKSAGQQQNATSTGKVLTGDLDSSLASLAQNLTINKSAQQQVKGMQWNSPKNAAKTGGPAGGWTPQPMAATTGAGYRPMGQGMTQLPSTAMGFPPHTAPLGMQGVPMGMQGMQGMRPMMSTMPGGPGGMMVAGGAASMMMPSTNPMMGANLQQQPQPQQQQQQSQAVQQPQNNQVQLDPFGAL, from the exons ACTTGGTGCGGTGCACGAACGAACCCAACGTGTCGATACCTCAACTGGCGAATCTGTTGATAGAACGGTCGCAGAACACGAACTGGACGGTCGTTTTTAAAGCTCTGATCACGGTGCACCATATGCTTTGTTACGGCAATGAG AGGTTTACACAGTATCTGGCGTCCAGCAACAGCACGTTTCAACTCAGtaattttctcgataaaagCGGCGTTCAAG CAGGAGCTCGTATTG GCTATGACATGTCACCATTTATTAGGAGATACGCAAAGTACCTCAATGAGAAGGCTCTTTCTTACAGGACCGTAGCGTTTGACTTTTGCAAGGTGAAAAGAGG GAAGGACGACCGTACTTTGCGCACAATGAACGCTGAGAAACTGTTGAAAACCTTGCCAGTTTTACAGTCACAGTTGGATGCTCTATTGGAGTTCGATTGCACCGCTAATGATCTCACCAACGGTGTCATAAACATGGCTTTCATGCTCCTTTTCCGAGATCTGATTAGATTGTTTGCCTGTTACAATGATGGCATTATTAACTTATTAG AAAAGTATTTTGATATGAATAAAAAGCAATGTCGCGAAGCTCTGGACTTGTACAAAAAGTTCCTCATACGAATGGATCGGGTGGGTGAATTTTTAAAGGTTGCCGAG AACGTTGGCATTGATAAAGGAGACATACCTGATCTAACAAAG GCCCCTAGTAGCTTACTGGATGCGTTAGAGCAACACCTTGCCTCCTTGGAAGGAAAGAAGGGATCTGCAGCAAACACTCCAACACAGTCTGCAAG CAATAGAACGAATGTAAAGTCGGGAGTGTCCGCCCTGTCTTCCACCAGTACTGCGTTTGGAACAGCAGCCAGTAATAATCGCCTCGACCACGCCGGAAATGGACATATCGATGAAGCATTGCGGCAGCAAGCCCTCGCGGAAGAGGAGGCTGCTATGAATCAGTACAAG GCGAAAGTGCAATCCCCATCGAGTGGACCTAGTACGAATCCATTCCTCAGTTCACCAACCAACAACGCTAATCAACCAATAGTAGATCTATTCAGTTCACCATCAACGACAACGACAGCTGAAAGTCAG CCGCAAAAAGCGTCAGACGATTTGCTCCAATTAGCAGGGAATCCTTTCGCGGATATGTTCGGAGCGCCTCAGCCTGCAACTGCATCGACCACACAAGCGCAAAACAATATGTGGATGACTAACGGTAACg GTTTCGCTGCAGTGCCCCCGGCAAATAATAACTTTGTTACAGATAACAGTTTCTCTTCCGTATTTGGTAATCAAGACTCGAAATCTG CAGGACAACAGCAGAATGCAACATCCACTGGCAAAGTCCTGACTGGAGATTTGGATAGCAGCCTTGCTAGTCTTGCTCAAAATCTGACAATCAACAAAAGTGCGCAGCAGCAAGTCAA gGGTATGCAATGGAATTCTCCAAAAAACGCTGCTAAAACTGGTGGCCCAGCTGGAGGATGGACACCACAGCCTATGGCAGCTACGACTGGTGCTGGGTATCGCCCAATG GGACAAGGAATGACGCAACTCCCTTCAACTGCTATGGGCTTCCCTCCCCACACTGCACCATTG GGAATGCAAGGTGTGCCAATGGGCATGCAGGGCATGCAGGGCATGAGGCCAATGATGAGCACAATGCCTGGTGGTCCTGGTGGCATGATGGTCGCAGGAGGAGCTGCATCAATGATGATGCCCAGCACAAATCCCATGATGGGTGCTAATCTTCAGCAGCAACCGCAGCcacagcagcagcaacaacaatcCCAGGCTGTTCAACAGCCGCAAAATAATCAAGTCCAACTTGATCCATTTGGTGCCCTGTGA